A window of the Phragmites australis chromosome 20, lpPhrAust1.1, whole genome shotgun sequence genome harbors these coding sequences:
- the LOC133902406 gene encoding mitogen-activated protein kinase kinase kinase NPK1-like isoform X1 encodes MRRDDAGGGTGFHELFDSVRRSISFRTAAAAEPPAGAFGAGAGGGIGVRISSCLRKSRGMGLLGIISKSPSPPRRLLPPTPDESSGSGGGEENPPIRWRKGELIGCGAFGQVYLGMNLDSGELLAVKQVLIGSSNATREKAQAHIKELEEEVKLLKNLSHLNIVRYLGTVREEDTLNILLEFVPGGSIQSLLGKLGSFPEPVIRKYTKQILQGLEYLHSNAIIHRDIKGANILVDNKGCIKLADFGASKQVAKLATVTAAKTMKGTPYWMAPEVIVGSGHSFSADIWSVGCTVIEMATGKPPWSQQYQEVALLFHVGTTKSHPPIPEHLSPEAKDFLLKCLQKEPELRSTASGLLKHPFVTGELYNLQPLNRAAHKETSVNEIPANDVPNGLGLNHSSNRSTINSNRSSKIKPLWEGSCDDDMCEFTDKDDYPAVGSSYNPMSEPFDNWESKFDMSTEQSSHKSTEFGGLANHAESCITENDYTFPCEGSCEDGDVLTESKIKAFLDEKALDLKKLQTPLYEEFYNTVNAGCSQGADKISKGKFTNSPKLPPRGKSPPSKMRGGASPTCDNLNNTSPESCSKQFPRSSVKSSRILREIASPQLNEFGDKIHLDVPDSPSSSFAERQKKWKEELDQELERERVMRLAGCGKTPSPNRGPNAKRERHPAN; translated from the exons ATGCGACGGGACGATGCCGGCGGCGGCACCGGGTTCCACGAGCTGTTCGACTCCGTGCGCCGGTCCATCTCCTtccgcaccgccgccgcggcggaaCCTCCCGCGGGCGCCTTCGGCGCGGGGGCCGGCGGCGGGATCGGCGTGCGGATCAGCTCCTGCCTCCGGAAGTCGCGGGGGATGGGGCTGCTTGGGATCATCTCCAAGAGCCCCTCGCCACCGCGCCGCCTGCTGCCGCCGACACCGGACGAGTCGAGCGGcagcggaggaggagaggagaaccCGCCGATTCGGTGGCGGAAGGGGGAGCTAATCGGGTGCGGCGCGTTCGGGCAGGTTTACCTCGGGATGAACCTGGACTCCGGCGAGCTCCTCGCCGTCAAGCAG GTTTTGATCGGGAGTAGCAACGCGACGAGGGAGAAGGCCCAA GCACATATTAAAGAGCTCGAAGAAGAAGTGAAGCTGCTCAAGAACTTGTCGCACCTCAACATTGTT AGGTATCTTGGGACTGTTCGAGAGGAAGACACACTAAATATTTTGCTGGAATTTGTCCCTGGAGGGTCCATACAGTCACTTTTGGGAAAGCTCGGCTCATTCCCAGAGCCA GTCATTAGGAAATACACTAAGCAAATTCTGCAAGGATTGGAATATCTGCATAGCAATGCAATAATACATAGAGACATAAAG GGTGCAAACATTCTTGTCGATAACAAAGGATGCATCAAACTTGCCGATTTTGGGGCATCTAAGCAAGTGGCAAAATTG GCTACTGTGACAGCCGCTAAAACGATGAAAGGAACACCATATTGGATGGCACCTGAAGTCATTGTTGGGAGTGGGCATAGCTT CTCTGCGGATATATGGAGTGTCGGCTGCACAGTCATTGAAATGGCAACCGGTAAACCACCATGGAGTCAGCAGTATCAAGAG GTTGCTCTTCTATTTCATGTTGGAACCACAAAGTCACACCCACCTATACCTGAACATCTCTCGCCAGAGGCCAAAGATTTTCTGCTGAAATGCCTGCAGAA gGAGCCAGAGCTGAGGTCTACTGCATCAGGTTTATTAAAG CACCCATTTGTTACAGGAGAATTGTACAACCTGCAGCCACTCAATCGCGCTGCACACAAG GAAACTTCTGTTAATGAGATTCCTGCAAATGATGTGCCAAATGGCTT GGGTTTGAATCATTCTTCGAACCGGTCGACCATTAACTCCAACAGATCGTCAAAAATCAAGCCCTTATGGGAGGGTAGCTGTGATGATGACATGTGTGAGTTTACTGACAAGGATGACTACCCAGCAGTTGGATCT AGCTATAATCCTATGTCCGAACCATTTGATAACTGGGAAAGCAAGTTTGACATGAGCACAGAGCAAAGTTCTCACAAATCAACGGAATTTGGTGGATTAGCGAATCATGCTGAAAGCTGCATAACTGAAAATGACTATACTTTCCCTTGCGAGGGAAGTTGTGAAGATGGCGATGTACTTACAGAGTCAAAAATAAAGGCATTTCTTGACGAGAAG GCCCTTGACCTGAAAAAGCTACAGACACCTTTATATGAGGAGTTCTACAACACAGTGAATGCAGGGTGTTCTCAGGGAGCTGATAAAATTTCCAAGGGAAAATTCACAAATAGTCCAAAATTGCCCCCTCGAGGAAAGTCACCTCCAAGTAAGATGAGAGGAGGTGCATCGCCAACATGTGATAATTTGAATAATACAAGTCCCGAAAGCTGCAGCAAGCAATTCCCAAGAAGCAGTGTGAAGAGCAGCCGAATTTTGAGGGAAATAGCTTCTCCTCAACTCAATGAATTTGGGGATAAAATACATCTTGATGTCCCAGATAGCCCAAG cagcagcttcgccgaGAGGCAGAAGAAGTGGAAAGAAGAGTTGGACCAGGAGCTTGAGAGGGAAAGAG TGATGAGATTAGCTGGCTGTGGTAAAACACCATCTCCAAATAGAGGCCCCAATGCGAAACGAGAGCGGCATCCTGCCAATTGA
- the LOC133902406 gene encoding mitogen-activated protein kinase kinase kinase NPK1-like isoform X2: MRRDDAGGGTGFHELFDSVRRSISFRTAAAAEPPAGAFGAGAGGGIGVRISSCLRKSRGMGLLGIISKSPSPPRRLLPPTPDESSGSGGGEENPPIRWRKGELIGCGAFGQVYLGMNLDSGELLAVKQVLIGSSNATREKAQAHIKELEEEVKLLKNLSHLNIVRYLGTVREEDTLNILLEFVPGGSIQSLLGKLGSFPEPVIRKYTKQILQGLEYLHSNAIIHRDIKGANILVDNKGCIKLADFGASKQVAKLATVTAAKTMKGTPYWMAPEVIVGSGHSFSADIWSVGCTVIEMATGKPPWSQQYQEVALLFHVGTTKSHPPIPEHLSPEAKDFLLKCLQKEPELRSTASGLLKHPFVTGELYNLQPLNRAAHKETSVNEIPANDVPNGLGLNHSSNRSTINSNRSSKIKPLWEGSCDDDMCEFTDKDDYPAVGSSYNPMSEPFDNWESKFDMSTEQSSHKSTEFGGLANHAESCITENDYTFPCEGSCEDGDVLTESKIKAFLDEKALDLKKLQTPLYEEFYNTVNAGCSQGADKISKGKFTNSPKLPPRGKSPPSKMRGGASPTCDNLNNTSPESCSKQFPRSSVKSSRILREIASPQLNEFGDKIHLDVPDSPSSFAERQKKWKEELDQELERERVMRLAGCGKTPSPNRGPNAKRERHPAN, translated from the exons ATGCGACGGGACGATGCCGGCGGCGGCACCGGGTTCCACGAGCTGTTCGACTCCGTGCGCCGGTCCATCTCCTtccgcaccgccgccgcggcggaaCCTCCCGCGGGCGCCTTCGGCGCGGGGGCCGGCGGCGGGATCGGCGTGCGGATCAGCTCCTGCCTCCGGAAGTCGCGGGGGATGGGGCTGCTTGGGATCATCTCCAAGAGCCCCTCGCCACCGCGCCGCCTGCTGCCGCCGACACCGGACGAGTCGAGCGGcagcggaggaggagaggagaaccCGCCGATTCGGTGGCGGAAGGGGGAGCTAATCGGGTGCGGCGCGTTCGGGCAGGTTTACCTCGGGATGAACCTGGACTCCGGCGAGCTCCTCGCCGTCAAGCAG GTTTTGATCGGGAGTAGCAACGCGACGAGGGAGAAGGCCCAA GCACATATTAAAGAGCTCGAAGAAGAAGTGAAGCTGCTCAAGAACTTGTCGCACCTCAACATTGTT AGGTATCTTGGGACTGTTCGAGAGGAAGACACACTAAATATTTTGCTGGAATTTGTCCCTGGAGGGTCCATACAGTCACTTTTGGGAAAGCTCGGCTCATTCCCAGAGCCA GTCATTAGGAAATACACTAAGCAAATTCTGCAAGGATTGGAATATCTGCATAGCAATGCAATAATACATAGAGACATAAAG GGTGCAAACATTCTTGTCGATAACAAAGGATGCATCAAACTTGCCGATTTTGGGGCATCTAAGCAAGTGGCAAAATTG GCTACTGTGACAGCCGCTAAAACGATGAAAGGAACACCATATTGGATGGCACCTGAAGTCATTGTTGGGAGTGGGCATAGCTT CTCTGCGGATATATGGAGTGTCGGCTGCACAGTCATTGAAATGGCAACCGGTAAACCACCATGGAGTCAGCAGTATCAAGAG GTTGCTCTTCTATTTCATGTTGGAACCACAAAGTCACACCCACCTATACCTGAACATCTCTCGCCAGAGGCCAAAGATTTTCTGCTGAAATGCCTGCAGAA gGAGCCAGAGCTGAGGTCTACTGCATCAGGTTTATTAAAG CACCCATTTGTTACAGGAGAATTGTACAACCTGCAGCCACTCAATCGCGCTGCACACAAG GAAACTTCTGTTAATGAGATTCCTGCAAATGATGTGCCAAATGGCTT GGGTTTGAATCATTCTTCGAACCGGTCGACCATTAACTCCAACAGATCGTCAAAAATCAAGCCCTTATGGGAGGGTAGCTGTGATGATGACATGTGTGAGTTTACTGACAAGGATGACTACCCAGCAGTTGGATCT AGCTATAATCCTATGTCCGAACCATTTGATAACTGGGAAAGCAAGTTTGACATGAGCACAGAGCAAAGTTCTCACAAATCAACGGAATTTGGTGGATTAGCGAATCATGCTGAAAGCTGCATAACTGAAAATGACTATACTTTCCCTTGCGAGGGAAGTTGTGAAGATGGCGATGTACTTACAGAGTCAAAAATAAAGGCATTTCTTGACGAGAAG GCCCTTGACCTGAAAAAGCTACAGACACCTTTATATGAGGAGTTCTACAACACAGTGAATGCAGGGTGTTCTCAGGGAGCTGATAAAATTTCCAAGGGAAAATTCACAAATAGTCCAAAATTGCCCCCTCGAGGAAAGTCACCTCCAAGTAAGATGAGAGGAGGTGCATCGCCAACATGTGATAATTTGAATAATACAAGTCCCGAAAGCTGCAGCAAGCAATTCCCAAGAAGCAGTGTGAAGAGCAGCCGAATTTTGAGGGAAATAGCTTCTCCTCAACTCAATGAATTTGGGGATAAAATACATCTTGATGTCCCAGATAGCCCAAG cagcttcgccgaGAGGCAGAAGAAGTGGAAAGAAGAGTTGGACCAGGAGCTTGAGAGGGAAAGAG TGATGAGATTAGCTGGCTGTGGTAAAACACCATCTCCAAATAGAGGCCCCAATGCGAAACGAGAGCGGCATCCTGCCAATTGA